GCCGCGAGCTGGTCAACGGCCTCGCCCAGCTGTACGAGGCCTGGGGCCGGCCCGAAGACGCGGAGCGCGTGCGCCGGGAGGGCTAGGGCCCGCCCGCCGACCCCGACCGGCCGGCGACCCCCACCCGCCCCTCGCCCTCCTCCACGGCCCGATCCCCGGGGGCCGTGATCTGTTTTTCGCCCGTTTCCCGTATAGCACAGTGAGCCGGGTGGAACCCCGCGACGCGCCGGCGAGAGGGGCCGGCGATGCGCGGGTGCCAGGCTCCGGCCCGGGGATCGGCCGTGGCGGGAGCGCGGACGAACTCTCCCAGCCCCGGACCCGAGCGCCACGGCGGAGGCAACGCATGGGCCCTCGAATGGATCGAGCCGAACAGTCCCGAGCGACCGACGCGGCCGGGCCGCAACGCGAGGAGGGCGACACCCGCGCGCCCTACGTGCAACCGCGCCTCGATCGACTCGGCGCTTGGAACGCGCTCACGCTCCAGCACAGCATTCCCGTCGCCCCGTGAGATCGCGAGGCGACGCCGGCAGGAACCGCGGCACGAGGCGCGGCAACGCGCTGGTCTTGAACGGAGCTGATCGAAGGAAACCCCGGAGTGACGATGGAAAAGATGTCCGGACGCCCGGTGCAAGGCCGCCGGCTGCCTACGCTGGTCCTGATCGGGCTTGCACTGTTCGTCCTTCCTGCTGCCTGGGAGCGGGACGGCCCGCTCTCCCCACCGCACGGCGATCCCGAGACCTCTTCCCCTCCGCTCGGGCTCGTCGAGCCATTCGGGCGAGTCTGATCGCCCAGGCGGTCCGGCATCCGCCCCCACTACACCCCACCCAGATGCCGGACCGCCTCCCTCACCACGGCGGCGGGGAGGCCGGGGGCGTCGGCCCCAACCGCAAACGGCAGAGCGGGAGCCGCGCCGCCACCACCCCGATCCACGACGCCGCGGCCTGTCGCGCGGCGGCACCCAACGGCACCCCCACGGCTTCCCACAACGCCCTCACCGCTCCGCGCGGAGACAACGGCTCCCAGCCGGTGTCCTGCCCCGCGACGCGCTGCAACTGCACAATGCCCGCCAGCATGCCGCGCCTCCCCGCCCCACCGTGCCCCTCACCACGACCACCGCGCCCGGCGCCGCAGCACAGGAGATGCTCGTAACCGAGGAGGAACTTGCCGTCCGGCTCGGGAACCAACGGCGCGCTGCCCAGATCCGGGAAGAACGCTTCGATCGCAGGACGCCGCAGCCGCACGCCCCGGTCCCAGCCGTACACCACGAACGCCTCCGGATCCACCCAACACACGTCCTCCGCGACCGGCGTCCACCCCGCCCGCACCAGGTGCACCAGCGTGGTGCTCTTCCCCGCCCCACGCCCCCCGAGGAACGCGATGGCTGGCGGCGGCATCGCCCCACCTTCGTCCGCCGCCGGCGGCACCGCCGGCGGCTGCCAGTCCACCGACCCCGCTGGCGGAACCGCCACCGCCGCGTGCAGAGGCAGCAGCCCGCTCGCCCGTAGCGCCTCGCAAATCGCGATGTACAGCGCGGTGAACAGGTCCGCATCCGGCACCGCCCCCCACGCCTCGATCCGCGCCGCCTCGGCCTCCAGCGTCAGCCGCACCCCCGCACCTCCACCCTGCCGCCACTCCCACTCCCTCCCCGTGCTGCGCCACGTCAGGAGCCGGCCGGGCACCAGCGCCCGCACAGGCTCGCCCGCCAGCGGAGCAAGTGCCCGATCCGTTGCCCGCCACTCAAGCGTGATCGCGTACGGACGCTCCGGCAACGCATGCTCAGGACGCCACCACTGCGCGAGCAGCCACCCTCGCAGGGGCTCCGGCACCCCGCGGCCAACGAACGAGCGCCCGAGGATCGAAAACGCGATGTCTTCAGCCACCAGCGGCATCGCCGCGAACCTCGATCAATCCGGCATCGAGGAGCTCGGCGAGGATCCTGCGCATGTCCGCCTCCGCGGCCTCGCGCGAGACGTCGTACGCGGCAACCAACGCATCGATCAACGGCCCCTCTCCCGACGCCGGCAAGGCCCGCCAGATGCACCGCCCGGTCTCGTTCAGACTGTACATCTGCTGCGTCTCGGGATCGAGGAGCACCAGCTCGTTCCCGAGGTCCGTCTCGATCACGCGCGCGACCCGCGCGTACGTCACTGCCACCGTCGGCCTCCGGAACTCCTCGACTGCGACTTCCCTCCCCCGCTCGCCCTCGTCCGACCCCCGTGACACCAGGTCGGAGAAGAACGGAAGGGTCACGTCACCGGCCCAACGGCCGAACCACGTTTTCCCATCCGGCATTCGCCGAACGCGGGGCCCCCCCTGGTATCTTGGACGGGGGCTGTGCGGTTTGCAAGCCAGCCACGGTAGACGCGTTCGCGCCACCCCTCGGGAGGGACCCCTGCTCGGAGCCCCCCATCGCCGGCCCGACGCTCGCCCCCGCGACCGACCGCGCCGGCCTCCGGCAGCGTCGGCCGGTCCTGGACGGTCGTGCCGCCGCCCGTCCCCTCGACGCGGACCACCCCGACCATCGCGATCGAGAGGATCGCGTCCGGGTCGGCCAGCGCCGGGGTCACCCGCAGCCGCTCGCCGGGATCCGACGCCGCGGCCACCGCCAGCGCCGCAACCGCAGCGTCGGGGCCGGCACGATCGCGCTGCCCGAGCCGAGCACCGCGCCGAGCACGATGAGGACCAGCCCGGGCAAGGGCAGGACCCGTTCGAGCCCTCGCGCCACGCGCCCCGGCGTCGCGCCGTCTCAGCGGCTGGACGGGCCGGTCACCGGGTCGAACAGGAAGTCATCGTAGATCGCCCGGGCGATGAACGCGATCGCTCTTTCTCGCTCGGGGATGGGTCGCTGGGATTCCTTGATGAACACGACGGTGACGACGTGCCCCGCGTCTGCCGGAAGGGAGATGATGCCCACGTCGTTCGTGGTACCGCCGATCGTCCCCGTCTTGTGTGCGACCTCGACCCACGGCGGCAGCATCCCCTTGATGCGCCCCTCTCCGGTCTCGCAGCGCCGCATGATGTCCAGCAGCAGCTCCGTGCTCTCGGCGCTCAGGATCTCCCGACGCCAGATCCGCTCCAAGAGCCGCGCCATGGCCTCCGGCGTCGCGGTGTCCCGTGGGTCCGCATCGAACGCCGCCGCGGCCGAATCCCGCTGCGCCTGCGGCACGGCGTCCGCCAGCTTCCTGAACTCGGCGGGCGAGATCTCCCCGTTCGCGGGCAGGCCCTTCACTCCGAGCCAGTCGCCGATGAGCAGCGAGGTCGGCCGGTCCACGCGGATCCCCTCCGCGCCGACCGCGCGCATGCGGGCCGTCACCGCTTCCGCCCCGCCAGCCAGCCGGAGGAGGATGTCCGTCGCGCTGTTGTCGCTGATCAGGAGCATGAGCTCCAGCAGGTTGTGCACGGAGAGGATGACGCCGGGATCATCGAACAAGGAGGTCAGCGTGCCGCTGCCCGGGTGGAGGTCCTCCGGCCGGATCTCGATCAGACTGTCCAGTCGGACCTCGCCGCGGTCGACCCGCGTCAGCAGTTCGACGGCGATCGGGACCTTGTACGCGCTGGCCATGGGGAACCGCTCGGTGCGGTTCAGATAGACCGCGCGGCCGGTCTCGAGGTGCACGGCCGCCACGCCCACCGTCCCGCCGGCCAGCTCGGCCAGGCGCGCGATCTCGCGTTCGAGTCGCTCGAGCCCCGGGTCCGCCGCCACCGCGGCCGGTTGGGCTCGGGCCGCCGACGCTCCGGGCACCGCCAGCAGCGCGGCCGAGGCGGCGACGAACCACACCCTGGAAGCGCCGACGACGCGCCTCGCCCGACCGCGCCATGTGCGCCAGCCGGGGCGCGCACCCCGCGCCGCCACTCCGCTGACCATGGCGTTCTCGTCCATCGCGTTCCCTCGCGCAGGATCAACGGGACACGACTTCGTGCCGGACCGTCAGGTCATCGATGCGGTCCACATCCACCTGGACGCCGATCCCCGGCGCGTGCAGCGGCACGTCCACCATGCCGTCGGGGCCCATCGTCCATTCCGGCACCACGATGTCACGCTCCCAGTAGCGCGCACTCGGCGAGAGGTCGCCGGGCAGGGTGAAGTTCGGCAGGGAGGCGAGCGCCACGTTGTGGGCCCGGCCGATCCCGCTCTCCAGCATCCCGCCGCACCACACCGGGATCCCGTGCCGCGCGCAGAAATCGTGGATGGCGATCGCCGACCGGAAACCGCCGACCCGCCCTGGCTTGATGTTCACGATCCGGCCGCTGCCGAGCGCGACCATGTCCTCCGCACGATCGAGTCCCGTGATGGACTCGTCCAGACAGATCGGCGTACGCAGCCGCTGCTGGAGCCGCGCGTGCCGCACCAGGTCTTCGTGGTCCAGCGGCTGCTCGATCATCATCAGGTCGAACGCATCGAGCTTCGCGAGCCGGTCCGCATCCGCGAGCGTGTACGCCGAGTTCGCGTCTGCCATGAGCGGAACCCCCGGGCCCAGGGCTTCGCGGACGGCGCCCACGTACTCCACGTCCGCGCCCGGCTCGATCTTCACCTTGACCTTGCGGTAGCCCTGCGCGACCGCCGCACGCGCTCGTTCGACCAGCGCTTCCGGGTTCTTCTGGATGCCGAGCGAGATGCCCACCGCGACCCGCTCCCGCGTACCGCCCAGCAGCCGCGCCAACGGCAACGACCGCAGACGCGCGGCGAGCTCCCACACGCCCATCTCGACGGCCGCCTTGGCCATGCGGTGGCCTCGCAGATCCGCATCCAGCAGCGGCTGGACCTCCTCGGGGCCTGTGAGCGCCCGGCCCAGGATGCGCGGCGCGAGCCACTCCCGGATCGCGAACCACGCCGTGTCGATCGTCTCCGGGCTGTAGTTCGGCCGCTCGCCGGCCACGCACTCCGACCACCCCACGATCCCGTCCGGGTGGTGCAGCTCGAGCAAGAGAATGCGCCGCTCCCACACCTCGCCCGATGAGATGCGGAACGGCTCGCGCAGCCGCAGACGGACCTCCCGCAGGACGAGCCTGTCCACGCGGAGCATCACCGATCCTCTCCTCCCGCGTCTGGCGCGGCCAGCGCGTAATGACAGCGCCCGGCTTCCAGATCCCGGAGGAAGCCGACGACGCGGTAGCCGCGGGCGAGGTAGTACGTGAACGCGCTCCGGATCGCGTCGCGCCAGCGAACGGCGAGGTCCATGGACGATGCACGGACGGCGTCAATGTCGGCCGGCACTTCGATCCGCACCAGCGGATGCTCGACGAACGCATCGGCATCGCTGCGTGGCTCGCCGCCCGGGCCGCAGTTCACCACCGGCGCAGCGTCCACGCCGACCGGGGCGGCGCGCCGCCCGTCTCCGCCCACACGCCCCGCGATCCTCCAGACCACGATGAGGCGGTCGGTGCCCAGGACGTGGAGATCGCTCCCGGTCCGGCCGTACATGTCCGGCGCATACTCGACGACCTCGACGCCCAGCCGGGTCAGGTTCAGGTGCGCGTTGCGAGCGACCAGCGGATCGAAGGTCCAGTAGATCGCCTCGACGCCCAGCTTCCCGACCACCTCACGCTGGTACTCCTTCAGACGTCGGCCAATGCCCTGGTCGCGCGCCTCGGGTCGTACGGCGAGCATGTGGGACCAGTGCGCGATGCGTCCATCCCGGATGCCGCTCAGGCCGAACACGAACCCGAGCAAGCGGCCGTCTTCCGCGAACGCGCCGGCCACCAGCCCCCCCACCTTCGGCACCACCTTCAGCAGGCTCGCCGGCACGACGTCGGTGTAGTCTCCGCCCCAGGTCAGGCGCTGGAGCTCGACGCAGGCGGCGAACTCCGCGTGCGTGCGCAGAGGCCGTACCTCCACCGACGAGAACGCGTCGCCTGCGGCGCTCCCCACCCCCCGGTCCACGCCCACGTGCGTCATCGCTCGAGCCGCTCCGGCCGCCGACCGGCGTGGGGTGCCGCGGCGGCCAGCACCGCAGCCGCTGGCCGCCCGGCCGCCGAAGACGCCGGGATCTCCTCGAAGGGGATGTCGAGGATCGGGTACGCCGCCCAATCCCCGTAGTCGAAGTGCCACCACTCCCAGTCGTAGACGCGGAAGCCCTCGGCCTCCATCGCGTCACGCAGCACCTCGCGGTGCCACCGCTGGAGTGAGGTCCCGCCTGGGTAATCCGCGAAGGAGCGGTCCGAGAACTCGTCGTAGCCGCTCACCATCTCGACCGGCTCGCCCGTCCGCAGGTCGAAGAGCGTGAGGTCCACGGCCGAACCCCGGTTGTGCCGCGACCCCTTGCTCGGGTCCGCCACGAAGATCTTCTGGCGCTCCGGCGTCGCGTCCCAGAACATCTTCGTCACGTGCCAGGGGCGGTACGCATCGTGGATCAGGACGCCGAACCCCTGCTCGCGCAGCTTCCGATGGGCCCGCACGAGCGCCTCCGCCGCCGGACGCTGGAGGAACGCCCGCGGCTGGGTGTAGAAGACCGAACCCATGAAGTTGTTCGTCGTCGCGTAGCGGATGTCGAGGCGGATCGTCGGGTCCAGCGTGATCAGCTCGACCAGCTCCGGCTCCCGGAACTCGCCCTCCTCGCGGGGAGGCGAAGCGGCCAGTGCAGCGGCGCGCAGTTCCTCGACCGGGCGGACGGGCGCGATGCGGAACGTCTCGCCGGCCTCCGTGCCCACGTTCCTGCGGGGGAAGACGATGCCCGCCGCCCTGACGCTCGTCGCACGGCCGTTCGCATCACGGGAGAAGACGAGACGCTCGCCGGCGTACAGGCCCCAGTCAGGGAACGCGAACACATCCTCCCACGCTTCTTCGAGCGGATATTCGAAGAACCACTCGATGAGCGCGTGGAGCCGCCCATCCCGCTCGAGGATGTAGAGGATGTTGTGGTCCCAGCCGTACTCGCCGATCAGGCCCCGCCAGCGCTCCGGCGGAGGGGCCGGGCGCCGCACCGGTACGCGCCTCAACGTGTCGCCGCCCACGACCAGCGCATCGGTGCCGATGGGAACGACCCGCGTGCCGTAGGCCAGTCGGCCGTCGGCAATCAGCGCATCCCCCGCCGCGCGTAGCTCGGTGCGGAACCCGCCCCTCAGCGGGACCAGCAGCAGGCGGCCGTACCGGTCAACCAGCTCGACGTCGCCGCTCTTGCCCTCGTAGCGCCCCTCGAGCGCCGCGGCCAGCCCCTCGGGCAACGGAGCCGTCGTGTCCGGCGCCGGCGGCGCCGCGCCTACCCGCGCCGCGAGCATGGCGCGCAGCGCGTGATCCGCGATCCGCTCGACGACGACGTTCGCCGCATCGAGCGTCGTCACCGCCACGACGCCCAGCTTCTCGTCCGGCAGGAACGCGAGCTCCGTGGCGAAGCCGTAGATCGCGCCGCTGTGCCCGATCCTGCGGCGGCCGTCGAGCTCACGGATCGCGAAGCCGAGGCCGAAGCCGGTGGTCTCGCCCGGCGCCGCGAACTGCGGCCGCCACATCTCCGCGAGGGACTCCTCGCGCAACACCTGCGCGCCACCGGCCGCACGCCCGCCCGCGAGCAGCATCGAGAGGAACCGGGCGAGATCCGTCACGGTCGAGTACATGCCCCCGGCCGGCGCCATGCCGAGCGGGAACCGCGGGGCCTCGAACCGCCTCCCGTCGTAGCCCCACATGTAGGCGGTCGCGAGGTCACGGAGCAGGTCCGCCCGGGGCTCGAACGAGCTGCGATCCAGCCCGGCGGGGCGCAGCACGGCGGACTCGACACGCTGCGCGAACGGCTCGCCCGTGACGTGCTCCAGCAACCGGCCCACGACGGCGATCCCCGCGTTCGAGTACTTGGTCCGGCTGCCCGGGGCGTAGACCAGCTCCGTCCCGTTCAGACTCGCGACCGTCTCGGCGAGAGAGGCGCCGGAGTCGTCGAAGTAGTTGCCCACCGGCGGCTCGCGCACGAGCCCCGAGCGGTGCGCCATGAGATGCCGCAGCGTCACCGGCGTCCCGAACGGATTCGCGGGACGGAAGTCGGGCAGGTAGGTCTCCACCGGCGCGTCCAGGTCCAGCTCGCCGCGCTCGACGAGCTGCATGACGGCAATGTCCGTGAAGAGCTTCGAGACCGAGCCGACACGGTACACCGTCGCCGCCGTCGCCGGCACGCCGTCCTCCGGCCGCGCAAAGCCGAAGCCACGCGCCCACACGATCCGCTGGTCGTCAACCAACGCGATGGAGACCGCCGGCAACTCCTTGGTCGCCATCTCTCGCTCGATGAACGCCTCGATGGAACGGACCGCAGCGGCGTACCCGGGCGGGGGCTCGATCGCGGTCTCACCGGCTCCGCAGGCCGCTGCGCCGGCCGCGACCAGCGCGACGAGCACCGAGCGCCGCAGCCGGCTGCTCGCTCTCTCCCAGAGGTGTGCAGGCATGGTCGTTCTCCCTTCACTCGCCGCGACTTCCCGGTCCACGCACGGTCCGCCCCGACTTCGCGCCCGTGTGCCCACGCCGCGCACGACCGCCACGCCGTTCACGGACGCGTCCTGCACGCCGGTCGGGAGTCGATGGGGGGTCATCGAACGTGGCGAGGTCACGGGTCATTTCAGGATCGAAGTCGTCGATGTCGGCCGGACGAGCCCACGTTCGTGAGCCCCCGTTCGCCGCC
This portion of the bacterium genome encodes:
- the menC gene encoding o-succinylbenzoate synthase translates to MLRVDRLVLREVRLRLREPFRISSGEVWERRILLLELHHPDGIVGWSECVAGERPNYSPETIDTAWFAIREWLAPRILGRALTGPEEVQPLLDADLRGHRMAKAAVEMGVWELAARLRSLPLARLLGGTRERVAVGISLGIQKNPEALVERARAAVAQGYRKVKVKIEPGADVEYVGAVREALGPGVPLMADANSAYTLADADRLAKLDAFDLMMIEQPLDHEDLVRHARLQQRLRTPICLDESITGLDRAEDMVALGSGRIVNIKPGRVGGFRSAIAIHDFCARHGIPVWCGGMLESGIGRAHNVALASLPNFTLPGDLSPSARYWERDIVVPEWTMGPDGMVDVPLHAPGIGVQVDVDRIDDLTVRHEVVSR
- a CDS encoding serine hydrolase; this encodes MPAHLWERASSRLRRSVLVALVAAGAAACGAGETAIEPPPGYAAAVRSIEAFIEREMATKELPAVSIALVDDQRIVWARGFGFARPEDGVPATAATVYRVGSVSKLFTDIAVMQLVERGELDLDAPVETYLPDFRPANPFGTPVTLRHLMAHRSGLVREPPVGNYFDDSGASLAETVASLNGTELVYAPGSRTKYSNAGIAVVGRLLEHVTGEPFAQRVESAVLRPAGLDRSSFEPRADLLRDLATAYMWGYDGRRFEAPRFPLGMAPAGGMYSTVTDLARFLSMLLAGGRAAGGAQVLREESLAEMWRPQFAAPGETTGFGLGFAIRELDGRRRIGHSGAIYGFATELAFLPDEKLGVVAVTTLDAANVVVERIADHALRAMLAARVGAAPPAPDTTAPLPEGLAAALEGRYEGKSGDVELVDRYGRLLLVPLRGGFRTELRAAGDALIADGRLAYGTRVVPIGTDALVVGGDTLRRVPVRRPAPPPERWRGLIGEYGWDHNILYILERDGRLHALIEWFFEYPLEEAWEDVFAFPDWGLYAGERLVFSRDANGRATSVRAAGIVFPRRNVGTEAGETFRIAPVRPVEELRAAALAASPPREEGEFREPELVELITLDPTIRLDIRYATTNNFMGSVFYTQPRAFLQRPAAEALVRAHRKLREQGFGVLIHDAYRPWHVTKMFWDATPERQKIFVADPSKGSRHNRGSAVDLTLFDLRTGEPVEMVSGYDEFSDRSFADYPGGTSLQRWHREVLRDAMEAEGFRVYDWEWWHFDYGDWAAYPILDIPFEEIPASSAAGRPAAAVLAAAAPHAGRRPERLER
- a CDS encoding class A beta-lactamase codes for the protein MDENAMVSGVAARGARPGWRTWRGRARRVVGASRVWFVAASAALLAVPGASAARAQPAAVAADPGLERLEREIARLAELAGGTVGVAAVHLETGRAVYLNRTERFPMASAYKVPIAVELLTRVDRGEVRLDSLIEIRPEDLHPGSGTLTSLFDDPGVILSVHNLLELMLLISDNSATDILLRLAGGAEAVTARMRAVGAEGIRVDRPTSLLIGDWLGVKGLPANGEISPAEFRKLADAVPQAQRDSAAAAFDADPRDTATPEAMARLLERIWRREILSAESTELLLDIMRRCETGEGRIKGMLPPWVEVAHKTGTIGGTTNDVGIISLPADAGHVVTVVFIKESQRPIPERERAIAFIARAIYDDFLFDPVTGPSSR